One window of the Acaryochloris sp. CCMEE 5410 genome contains the following:
- a CDS encoding dual specificity protein phosphatase family protein has translation MPKRFSWIIPNQLAVGSFPHQTTSASQLRREGITAVLCLNEEGEQPVPDDIQHGFLWQRVPIPDGFTGGVPSEEQFDKALNILNRWQRKGHVVYVHCLAGVGRSASVCCLYVAQKQGLALEDAISFVKEQHHYASPDKNQVQVMQSYLASTDE, from the coding sequence ATGCCCAAACGATTCTCCTGGATCATACCGAATCAACTCGCCGTGGGTTCCTTTCCCCACCAAACCACCTCTGCATCACAACTTCGACGTGAAGGGATTACTGCCGTTCTCTGCCTCAATGAAGAAGGTGAACAGCCCGTTCCCGATGATATTCAACATGGGTTTCTATGGCAGCGGGTCCCTATCCCCGATGGATTTACGGGAGGCGTTCCCTCGGAAGAGCAATTTGATAAAGCCCTCAATATCCTCAATCGTTGGCAACGCAAAGGCCATGTGGTGTATGTGCATTGCCTAGCAGGTGTAGGACGGTCTGCTTCTGTCTGTTGCCTTTACGTAGCCCAAAAGCAAGGGTTGGCCTTGGAAGATGCGATCTCATTTGTCAAAGAACAGCATCACTATGCATCCCCAGACAAAAATCAAGTCCAGGTCATGCAGTCCTATCTTGCTTCCACAGACGAGTAA